In the genome of Cronobacter malonaticus LMG 23826, one region contains:
- the mglA gene encoding galactose/methyl galactoside ABC transporter ATP-binding protein MglA, whose amino-acid sequence MVSNNTQSSGEYLLEMTNINKSFPGVKALDNVNLKVRPHSIHALMGENGAGKSTLLKCLFGIYQKDSGSILFQGKEIDFHSAKEALENGISMVHQELNLVLQRSVMDNMWLGRYPTKGVFVDQEKMYLDTKAIFDELDIDIDPKARVGTLSVSQMQMIEIAKAFSYDAKIVIMDEPTSSLTEKEVNHLFKIIRKLKERGCGIVYISHKMEEIFQLCDEITILRDGQWIATQSLEGLDMDKIIAMMVGRSLNQRFPDRENKPGEVILEVRNLTSLRQPSIRDVSFDLHKGEILGIAGLVGAKRTDIVETLFGIREKSGGTISLHGKKINNHSANEAINNGFALVTEERRSTGIYAYLDIGFNSLISNIRNYKSKIGLLDNSRMKSDTQWVIDSMRVKTPGHRTQIGSLSGGNQQKVIIGRWLLTQPEILMLDEPTRGIDVGAKFEIYQLIAELAKKGKGIIIISSEMPELLGITDRILVMSNGLVSGIVDTKTTTQNEILRLASLHL is encoded by the coding sequence ATGGTCAGCAATAATACGCAGTCGTCAGGCGAATACTTGTTGGAAATGACGAATATCAACAAGAGTTTTCCGGGCGTTAAGGCACTCGATAACGTTAATTTAAAAGTTCGTCCTCATTCTATTCATGCTCTGATGGGTGAGAATGGCGCGGGCAAATCAACGTTATTAAAATGTCTTTTCGGGATCTATCAAAAAGATTCCGGCAGTATTCTTTTCCAGGGGAAAGAAATTGATTTCCATTCGGCCAAAGAGGCGCTGGAGAATGGAATATCGATGGTGCATCAGGAATTAAACCTGGTATTACAACGTTCCGTGATGGATAACATGTGGCTTGGCCGTTATCCGACCAAAGGCGTGTTTGTTGACCAGGAAAAAATGTATCTTGATACCAAAGCGATTTTCGACGAGCTCGATATTGATATCGACCCTAAAGCTCGCGTGGGTACGCTTTCCGTATCGCAGATGCAGATGATTGAAATCGCCAAAGCGTTCTCCTACGACGCGAAAATCGTCATCATGGATGAACCGACATCTTCTCTGACCGAGAAAGAAGTCAATCACCTCTTTAAGATTATCCGCAAGCTGAAAGAGCGCGGCTGCGGTATTGTTTATATTTCCCACAAAATGGAAGAGATCTTCCAGCTGTGCGATGAAATCACTATCCTGCGCGACGGGCAGTGGATCGCCACCCAGTCGCTGGAAGGGCTGGATATGGATAAGATCATCGCCATGATGGTGGGCCGTTCGCTGAACCAGCGCTTCCCGGATCGTGAAAACAAACCCGGTGAAGTGATCCTGGAAGTGCGCAACCTGACCTCGCTACGCCAGCCTTCTATTCGCGATGTCTCCTTTGATTTGCATAAAGGCGAGATCCTGGGCATTGCCGGTCTGGTGGGCGCGAAGCGCACGGATATTGTGGAAACGTTATTTGGTATCCGCGAGAAATCTGGCGGTACCATTAGTCTGCACGGTAAAAAGATCAATAACCATAGCGCTAATGAAGCCATTAATAACGGCTTTGCGCTGGTGACCGAGGAGCGCCGCTCAACGGGGATCTACGCTTATCTGGATATCGGTTTTAACTCCCTGATTTCCAATATTCGCAACTACAAAAGCAAAATCGGCTTGCTGGATAATTCCCGCATGAAAAGCGATACCCAGTGGGTGATTGACTCTATGCGTGTTAAAACGCCGGGTCATCGCACACAAATTGGTTCGCTTTCCGGCGGTAACCAGCAGAAAGTGATTATCGGGCGCTGGCTGCTCACCCAGCCGGAAATATTAATGCTTGATGAGCCGACGCGCGGTATCGACGTAGGCGCTAAATTCGAAATCTACCAGCTTATTGCCGAACTGGCGAAAAAGGGTAAGGGGATCATTATTATCTCCTCCGAAATGCCTGAGCTGTTAGGGATAACTGACCGTATTCTGGTTATGAGCAATGGCCTCGTCTCCGGAATTGTTGACACCAAAACGACGACGCAAAATGAAATTCTGCGTCTTGCGTCTTTGCACCTTTAA
- the mglC gene encoding galactose/methyl galactoside ABC transporter permease MglC, whose protein sequence is MSALNKKSFLTYLKEGGIYVVLLVLLAIIIFQDPTFLSLLNLSNILTQSSVRIIIALGVAGLIVTQGTDLSAGRQVGLAAVVAATLLQSMENANKVFPEMATMPIALVILIVCAIGAVIGLVNGIIIAYLNVTPFITTLGTMIIVYGINSLYYDFVGASPISGFDSGFSTFTQGFVALGGFRLSYITFYALIAVAFVWILWNKTRFGKNIFAIGGNPEAAKVSGVNVALNLLMIYALSGVFYAFGGMLEAGRIGSATNNLGFMYELDAIAACVVGGVSFSGGVGTVLGVVTGVIIFTVINYGLTYIGINPYWQYIIKGAIIIFAVALDSLKYARKK, encoded by the coding sequence ATGAGTGCGTTAAATAAGAAGAGTTTTCTCACTTATCTGAAAGAGGGCGGTATTTACGTCGTTCTTTTAGTGCTGCTGGCCATTATTATTTTCCAGGACCCGACGTTTTTAAGCCTGCTGAACTTAAGTAATATTCTGACCCAGTCATCGGTGCGTATTATTATCGCGCTCGGCGTGGCGGGGCTGATTGTCACCCAGGGGACCGACCTTTCCGCAGGGCGTCAGGTGGGCCTTGCGGCGGTGGTGGCCGCAACGCTGCTGCAATCGATGGAAAACGCCAACAAGGTGTTTCCGGAAATGGCGACCATGCCGATTGCGCTGGTGATCCTGATTGTTTGCGCCATCGGTGCCGTGATTGGTCTGGTGAACGGCATTATCATCGCGTACCTGAACGTGACGCCGTTTATTACCACGCTTGGCACGATGATTATCGTTTACGGTATCAACTCCCTGTATTACGACTTCGTGGGCGCGTCGCCGATTTCCGGCTTCGATTCCGGCTTCTCGACGTTTACGCAGGGGTTTGTGGCGCTCGGCGGCTTCAGGCTTTCCTACATTACGTTCTACGCGCTGATTGCCGTGGCGTTCGTCTGGATCCTGTGGAATAAAACCCGCTTTGGTAAAAACATTTTCGCTATCGGCGGCAACCCGGAAGCGGCGAAAGTCTCCGGCGTGAACGTGGCGCTGAACCTGCTGATGATTTATGCGCTCTCCGGCGTGTTCTACGCCTTCGGCGGGATGCTGGAAGCGGGCCGTATCGGTTCTGCCACCAACAACCTGGGCTTTATGTATGAGCTCGACGCCATCGCGGCGTGTGTGGTGGGCGGCGTCTCCTTCAGCGGCGGTGTGGGTACGGTGCTTGGCGTGGTGACCGGTGTGATTATCTTCACCGTTATCAACTACGGCCTGACCTATATCGGCATTAACCCGTACTGGCAGTACATCATCAAGGGCGCGATTATTATCTTCGCGGTTGCCCTGGATTCCCTGAAATACGCGCGTAAGAAATAA